Proteins encoded by one window of Roseibium sp. Sym1:
- the tkt gene encoding transketolase, which produces MTDLDKHQRMANAIRFLAIDAVEQAKSGHPGLPMGAADIATVLFTEFLKFDPTAPHWTDRDRFVLSAGHGSMLLYSLLYLLGYEDFSLDEIKNFRQLGSRTAGHPEFGHGAGIETTTGPLGQGLGNAVGMAIAERLQSTRFGEDLVDHYTYVLAGDGCLMEGISQEALSLAGHLKLNKLIVIWDDNGISIDGKVEITDSTDQQARFAASGWNTLSVDGHDPVAISAAIRQAQASDRPTLIAAKTTIGFGAPTKSGTAKVHGAPLGAEEIAGTREALNWPHAPFEVPSDILDAWRIAGLRSASAHKDWQKRFADADAETRAEFERRNRGDLPAGYAAAMMDYKKKLAEDQPTMATRKASEAVLGVINEVVPETIGGSADLTGSNNTKTAQTAPITPDDFSGRYIHYGVREHGMAAAMNGIALHGGLVPYSGGFLIFSDYCRPSIRLAALMGQRVIHVMTHDSIGLGEDGPTHQPVEHFAALRAIPNLNFFRPADITETLECWQLSLENRNGPSVLALTRQNLPSLRKTFEEDNLCAKGAYVLIDSDDDAAVTIFASGSEVEIAAGAHEELTEAGIATRVVSVPSFELFEAQSDDYKAAVLGTSPVKIAVEAGIRMGWERFIGSDGTFIGMTGFGASAPYKELYEHFGITKEAVVAAAKEKLDA; this is translated from the coding sequence ATGACCGATCTTGATAAACACCAGCGCATGGCAAATGCGATCCGCTTTCTTGCCATCGATGCCGTGGAACAGGCCAAATCCGGTCACCCCGGACTGCCCATGGGCGCTGCCGATATCGCGACAGTACTGTTCACCGAATTCCTGAAATTCGACCCGACCGCCCCGCACTGGACCGACCGCGACCGTTTCGTGCTGTCCGCCGGACACGGCTCCATGCTGCTCTACAGCCTGCTTTACCTGCTCGGCTACGAGGACTTCTCCCTCGACGAGATCAAGAACTTCCGTCAGCTCGGCTCACGCACGGCCGGCCATCCGGAATTCGGCCACGGCGCGGGCATCGAGACCACCACGGGCCCGCTTGGTCAGGGCCTCGGCAACGCCGTCGGCATGGCGATCGCGGAACGCCTGCAGTCGACCCGCTTCGGCGAGGATCTTGTCGACCACTACACTTATGTTCTGGCGGGCGACGGCTGCCTCATGGAAGGCATCAGCCAGGAAGCCCTGTCGCTGGCCGGTCACCTGAAACTGAACAAGCTGATCGTCATCTGGGACGACAACGGCATTTCCATCGACGGCAAGGTCGAAATCACCGACTCGACCGACCAGCAGGCCCGTTTCGCCGCCTCCGGCTGGAACACGCTCAGCGTCGACGGCCATGATCCCGTCGCCATTTCCGCAGCTATCCGCCAGGCCCAGGCCAGCGACCGGCCGACCCTGATTGCCGCCAAGACCACCATCGGCTTTGGCGCGCCGACCAAGTCAGGCACTGCCAAGGTCCACGGCGCACCGCTCGGTGCGGAGGAAATCGCCGGCACCCGCGAAGCCCTCAACTGGCCGCACGCGCCCTTCGAGGTTCCCAGCGACATTCTTGACGCCTGGCGTATTGCCGGCCTGCGCTCCGCCTCCGCCCACAAGGATTGGCAGAAACGTTTTGCGGATGCCGATGCCGAGACCCGGGCCGAGTTCGAGCGCCGCAACCGCGGCGACCTGCCGGCCGGCTATGCCGCGGCGATGATGGACTACAAGAAGAAGCTGGCCGAAGACCAGCCGACCATGGCGACCCGCAAGGCCTCCGAGGCGGTCCTGGGTGTCATCAACGAGGTTGTTCCGGAAACCATCGGCGGCTCCGCCGACCTGACCGGCTCCAACAACACCAAGACCGCGCAGACGGCCCCGATAACCCCGGACGATTTCTCGGGCCGTTACATCCACTACGGTGTCCGTGAGCACGGCATGGCCGCGGCCATGAACGGCATTGCCCTGCATGGCGGCCTGGTTCCCTATTCCGGCGGCTTCCTGATCTTCTCCGATTACTGCCGGCCGTCGATCCGCCTTGCCGCCCTCATGGGACAGCGCGTCATTCACGTCATGACACACGATTCCATCGGTCTTGGCGAGGACGGGCCGACGCACCAGCCGGTGGAGCATTTCGCCGCCCTGCGCGCGATCCCCAACCTGAACTTCTTCCGTCCGGCCGACATCACCGAGACGCTCGAATGCTGGCAGTTGTCGCTGGAGAACCGGAATGGCCCGTCCGTCCTGGCACTGACCCGCCAGAACCTGCCGTCCCTGCGCAAGACCTTCGAGGAAGACAACCTTTGCGCCAAGGGCGCCTATGTGCTGATCGACAGCGACGACGACGCCGCGGTCACGATCTTCGCTTCCGGGTCCGAGGTCGAAATCGCGGCAGGCGCTCACGAAGAACTGACCGAAGCCGGCATTGCCACCCGCGTGGTGTCCGTGCCTTCCTTCGAACTGTTCGAAGCCCAGTCCGACGACTACAAGGCCGCCGTGCTTGGCACCAGCCCGGTCAAGATCGCCGTCGAGGCAGGTATTCGCATGGGCTGGGAACGCTTCATCGGCTCCGATGGCACCTTTATCGGCATGACCGGTTTCGGTGCCAGTGCTCCGTACAAGGAGCTTTACGAGCATTTCGGCATCACAAAGGAGGCCGTTGTCGCGGCCGCCAAGGAAAAGCTCGACGCTTAA
- a CDS encoding DUF4164 domain-containing protein — protein MEKTSLADAVRRLDQAVGQLETAVQRRMDADRSLNALQDDLQRLGEDRSQLAASLDESEARASRLEEANKDVSRRLVSAMETIRSVLDAHGG, from the coding sequence ATGGAAAAGACCAGCCTTGCTGACGCGGTGAGACGCCTGGACCAGGCTGTGGGTCAGCTGGAAACCGCCGTCCAGCGGCGTATGGACGCTGACCGCTCCCTTAACGCCCTGCAGGACGATCTGCAAAGACTGGGCGAAGACAGATCCCAGCTTGCTGCCTCTCTCGATGAAAGCGAAGCCCGCGCCTCCAGGCTGGAAGAAGCCAACAAGGATGTGTCCCGGCGGCTTGTCTCTGCCATGGAAACCATTCGCAGCGTGCTCGACGCGCACGGGGGATAG